Part of the bacterium genome is shown below.
CTTCCGCAAGGGGATGACGGTGTACTACTACGACCTGCGCCCGGGCGATGCGTTCACGATCTACGGGCAGTGGTCGTGGCAGCGGTAGCACCCGACATCGCGGGAGGTGCGGGCCCCGCGCCCTCCGCGTCCTGCTAGCGAGGTATACCATGGCGCTGTCGAGCACGGACCGCGACACCCTCCGCACGTTGGCCGCGCGGCATGCCGAGATCGCCGCGCTGCCCGTCCAGCAGGAGCTGGCGCAACAGTGGCGCGACCTCAACGGCCTCCGCCCGACGCGTCCGCTCGTGCGCATCTTCCAGATCCCCTGGCATGAGTTCGCCGGGGAAGCGGAACTCCAGCTCACCTGTGAGGACCCGTGGGCGCGCGGCCTGGAGAACGGCTTCCGCCAGGCGCTGTACCAGTGGGAGCACATGCGCGACGACCTTGTGCTCGAGCCGCTCGTGCGCTGTGGCCTGGCCATCGGTGACACCGGCTTCGGTATCGGCGAGGTCTCCGATGTCAACAACAGCAGCGGCGTGGCCAGCCGGCACTTCCACGAGCAGATCAAGACGCTCGATGACGTGCAGAAGATCCAGCTCCCGGAGGTGACGCACAACGAGGCGGCGACCGCGGAGGGCTACGAGCGCCTGAGCGAGGTCTTCGCCGACATCATGCCCGTGCGCAAGCAGGGCACGAGCCACTTCTGGTTCGCCCCGTGGGACTCGCTCATCACCTGGTACGGCGTCGAGACGGCGATGCTGGACATGGCCCTGCAACCCGAACTGGTCAATGCCGCCATCGGTCGTCTGGTGGATGCCTGGCTATACCGGCTGGACCAATACGAGGCGCTGAACCTGTTGTCGCTCGGCGACGCCGCTGCCGGCGCGGGATCCGGCGGCCTGAGCGCCACGGATGAGCTGCCCCAGGCGGACTGCGACCCGGGGCGGGTGCGCCCGATGGACCTGTGGGGCTGCGCGACGCCGCAGATCTTCTCGGAGATCTCCCCGGCGATGCACGAGGAGTTCGCCCTGCGGCACGAGCTGCGCTGGCTGGGGCGCTGGGGCATGAACTACTACGGCTGCTGCGAGCCGCTGCATACCAAGATCGGCATCCTGCGGCAGGTCCCACGCCTGCGCAAGATCTCGTGCAGCCCCAAGGCCGACAAGGCCTCCATGGCCGAGCAGTGCGGCACCGACTACGTGATCTCGCTCAAGCCCAACCCGGCGATCTTCGCGGGCAGCTACTGGGACCCGGACGTGGCGCGGCGGGAGATCCGCGAGGACCTCGAGAAGCTGCAGGGCTGCGTGGTGGAGATCGTGTTGAAGGACATCAGCACGGTCAGCTTCGAGCCGCAGCGGCTGTGGCTCTGGGCGCAGATCGCGCGGGAAGAGGCCGAGAGGTCTGCTGCCTGTGACGCGGCTCATGCGCGAGGATAACGCGCCGGCCGAGTAGTGCGAGCGGTCGGGGCCGACCTGAAGCCCTGGGGTCAGTCCCCACCGCCGAGGCCCTCGAGGATGTCCGCCAGCCACGACCCGCGCCGGCGACCGTGCGAGCCGGCGTGACCGTACCCGCGGCCATCGTCGTGGGGGCGGTCGTGCCCGTGATCGTGGTCGTCGTGGTCATCGTGGCGGTGGTCTCGAGGCTCGCGGGGGTATGCGTCCTGCGGGTGCATGGCAGGCGCGTCGTCGGCCGGGGCCTCACCGCGGCTGATCTCGATCAGCTTCTCCAACTCGCCCCGGTCGAGCCAGATCCCCTTGCCGGACGGGCAGATGTCCACCATGACAGCCGACCGCTCGATCTCGCGCATCCGCTCATCACATACGGGACACTCCATCCAGGTCTTTCACTCCTTCAGATTGCTTCCCGGGCGGTGCGGCGCTGGTCAGGGGGCAGGAAGCACCCGGCCTGACACAACTCGTCGCAGTCCTCGCCACAGGGCTCGGTGTGGATCGTTACGTGGACGCCGGGGAAGTGCTCGCGTAGCGCAGCCATGACCTCGTCCGTCAGGTGGTGCGCGGCAGACAGCGACAGGGCCGGGTCCACAATCAGGTGCATCTCAATGTACCGCGTGGCCCCACCCTTGCGGGTGTGCAGGTGGTGATAGCCGCACACCCGGGGCACCAGCGCCCGCAGGTACTCGGCGACCCAGTCGCGCTCATCTCTGTCCAGACCGGTGTCGAGCAAGCCCCGCACCGCCTCGGACGTCAGGCGCCATGCCGCCCTGATGATGAGGAGCGCGACACCGATGGCTGCGACGGGGTCCAGCCACTCGATGGCGGCATGGGGGAAGAGCGTCTTGCCGCCCCAGATCAGCCCCAGGCCCACCATGACCCCGGCCGAGGTGTAGACATCGGTGCGCAGGTGCCAGGCGTCCGCCTGCAGGGCCAGCGAATCCGTCTCGCGCCCGACGCGGAAGAGCATCGCGGACACGATCGTGTTGGCCGCCGCCGAGACCACCATCACGGCAACACCCCAGCCCACGGCCTCCAGTGGCGCGGGCTTCATGAGCCTGTGGACAGCCTCCACGATGATCCACGCGGCCGCGACGAAGATCAGCAACGCCTCCACGGCACCGGAGATGTTCTCGTACTTGCCGTGGCCGTACGGGTGGTCCTCATCGGCCTCGCGCCCCGAGATGCGCACCGCAGCCAGGGCGATGGCGGCCGCGACCAGGTCCACGGCCGAATGCAGGGCCTCCGAGATGATGGACACGGCGCCGATGCTGAGCCCCACTCCCAGCTTCAGGAGCACCAGTACGGCGTTCGACGCGACCGAGAGAATGGCCACGTTCGTCTTGCGCCGCAACTGACCGTGTTCCACCCGTGCCTCCCAAACGCAAAGACCCGTGGGACATGAAGTCCCACGGGTCGTAGTCTCACCCGCTGCTCCGCATGGAGCCCAGCCGCACCCGGTCGGGTCGCCTGTTCGTACGAGACGGATTGTAGGGCGCGATCGCCATCGCGTCAAGACCGCGATCGTGACGTTCCTGCCTACCACACCTCGTCAATCACACTCCGCACGATCTCGGTCCAACGCCGCAGGCGGTCGTTCTCGCCCTGGAGCGTCTCGATGTCCTTGAGGAAAATGTGCAGGTACGTGCCCCTGGCGGCCTGCAAGCCCTCGCGGATGATCCGGCGGATGCGGTCCTCGTTGAAGTCGGCGCATACCATGTCGGTTGGGTTGGGCCGCCACGAGATGGCGTAGTCCGTCCCGATCTCCGCGACCGACTGCGCCAGGTTGGCGACGGGCGTCACGGCGATGCTGCGCAGATTCGGCGCCTGCCGCAGCATGCCAATCTTCCGCGTGAGGTCCTCGCAGCACCCGTAGTGCGTCAGCCCGTAGTTCGCCATGATGGGAAGCTGGTACTGGAACAGGAACTCGTCGTGGAACTTGGGGCTGATGAGCGTGTACTCCTGGGCGGCGAAGAAGCCCCACAGGTCGCGCCGCTGCCGCGTGCCGGAGTTGGCGATCGGGTCCTCCAGGCCGCCGCCGTACGGCATCGCCTGGTTGTGCGCGCAGGTGAGGCTGAAGTCGCCGGCCGCTTCGCCCTGCCGCTGGTTCGCGAGGATGCCGTCACGCATGAAGGCGAGCAAGGCGTGCAGCTCGCGCGGGCTCTCGTACATGTCCAGCATGAGCTGCTCCAGGCCCCGCAGGTAGGCCAGTGAGGTCGAGATGTCCGCCAGGAAGCCCTGCATGATCGGACCACGGTTCACGTCAATGGCGATGAGGTCGCCGACGGCCTCCTGCAGCCGTGCGACGTTCCTCGCCGTGGCCTCCTCGTCGATCTCGTGCGTGGGCCGGGTCATCCTCTCCATGTCGGCCCACGACTGCAGGGGCGGCTTGACGTTCTTGAAGGCCCCGCCCTCCATGCCCGTGCGCTTCAGCTCCACGTCCAGCCCCCAGACGCCGACCCAGCCGCCCCTGGGATGGCGCTGGCTGGCGCCCACCGTCAGCCACGGCTCAAGGATCCAGTCATCCCCCACCTCGTGATGGAACAGCCACATCCGGAGGGTGCGCTCGTACTCGCGGTAGAGGGCGTCCTGGCACTGCATCCGCTCGTTGCCGAAGACCTCGCGGCACCACACATTCCACATGCCCATGCTGGCGATGACCGGCGGGCGGGTGGGCTTGAGGCTATGATGGTCGCGCCACAGGGCGCGGCGCTCGTCGTAGACGGGGTCGCTGATGGCCTCGTTGTACTGCTGGACGAGGTCACGTAGCACCCGGGTGTCATTGTCCATGTGCGGCTCCTTCATTGGCCTTCGCGTGGGCCGGGCGTCCCGGGCGGCCCGCCGGCTGATAGCTTCCCCGACCTCCGGGCAGCACCTGCACAGCAGGGGGCGGGGCTTCCTATGGGGAAGTAGATGACACCAAACCATGCAACGGAGTGCCTGCCATGAACCGCTTGCTGCTGCTTCTGCTACTGTCCTTGTGTCTGGTCTGGCTGGCGGCGTGCGCGCCCAAGCTGGCCCCGCCCATTAGCGCCCCGCCGGAGGGGGCGCCCCCGCAGGCGACAGCCCAGCCCGCGACCGGCCCGATCAAGCTGGCGGTCATCCCCAAGGGCACCACGCACGAGTTCTGGAAGTCCATCCACGCCGGGGCCGTGAAGGCGGCCAAGGAGCTGGGTGTGGAAATCGTCTGGAAAGGCCCGCTGAAGGAAGACAACCGCGACGAGCAGATCAAGATCGTGGAGGACATGGTCAGCGCCAAGATGTCGGGCCTCGTG
Proteins encoded:
- a CDS encoding zf-TFIIB domain-containing protein, producing the protein MECPVCDERMREIERSAVMVDICPSGKGIWLDRGELEKLIEISRGEAPADDAPAMHPQDAYPREPRDHRHDDHDDHDHGHDRPHDDGRGYGHAGSHGRRRGSWLADILEGLGGGD
- a CDS encoding cation diffusion facilitator family transporter, with the protein product MEHGQLRRKTNVAILSVASNAVLVLLKLGVGLSIGAVSIISEALHSAVDLVAAAIALAAVRISGREADEDHPYGHGKYENISGAVEALLIFVAAAWIIVEAVHRLMKPAPLEAVGWGVAVMVVSAAANTIVSAMLFRVGRETDSLALQADAWHLRTDVYTSAGVMVGLGLIWGGKTLFPHAAIEWLDPVAAIGVALLIIRAAWRLTSEAVRGLLDTGLDRDERDWVAEYLRALVPRVCGYHHLHTRKGGATRYIEMHLIVDPALSLSAAHHLTDEVMAALREHFPGVHVTIHTEPCGEDCDELCQAGCFLPPDQRRTAREAI